A genomic window from Streptomyces broussonetiae includes:
- a CDS encoding sensor histidine kinase, with translation MTTTADALWATSLRRWNAVCWVLFAAMAVGITALSHGVDRYAALALLGSVALCFAVLDRRPAHRVVRPHGYLVVLVIALCGLAYLRTSYAALFMVTLPHYWMFGRTPRISLAFLGLATVGTLLGSWVRQGWSGEFFGESVVGTLIVVAVGVLIGLWARAVVEQSSERARLIEELERTQAELTEAHLRQGAAEERERMAREIHDTLAQGFASIVVLAEAARAGLAIDPGRSARQLVSIESTARENLAEARELVGSARAGGAHPGSVAQTLQRIVERFAEDTGLSVAVELADLDFDQQTRIALLRCTQESLANVRKHARASTVGVVLARRPHGVELEVTDDGTGFVVEASTGFGLDGMRKRLAELGGRLTVTSSVGDGTRILAVIPA, from the coding sequence ATGACCACGACCGCCGACGCCCTGTGGGCGACCTCCCTGCGCCGCTGGAACGCGGTGTGCTGGGTCCTGTTCGCCGCGATGGCGGTCGGGATCACCGCACTGAGCCACGGCGTCGACCGGTACGCGGCCCTCGCCCTGCTGGGCAGCGTGGCCCTGTGCTTCGCCGTGCTGGACCGCCGCCCCGCCCATCGCGTCGTACGGCCGCACGGGTACCTCGTGGTGCTGGTGATCGCCCTGTGCGGTCTCGCCTACCTGCGGACCAGTTACGCGGCCCTGTTCATGGTCACGCTGCCGCACTACTGGATGTTCGGCCGCACCCCGAGGATCTCCCTCGCGTTCCTGGGGCTGGCCACCGTCGGCACGCTGCTGGGGAGCTGGGTGCGGCAGGGCTGGTCCGGCGAGTTCTTCGGCGAGTCGGTCGTGGGCACGCTGATCGTGGTCGCGGTGGGCGTCCTGATCGGACTGTGGGCCCGTGCGGTGGTCGAGCAGAGCAGCGAACGCGCCCGGCTGATCGAGGAGTTGGAGCGCACCCAGGCGGAGCTGACCGAGGCGCATCTGCGACAGGGCGCGGCAGAGGAGCGGGAGCGGATGGCCCGGGAGATCCACGACACGCTCGCGCAGGGCTTCGCCTCGATCGTCGTCCTGGCGGAGGCGGCCCGGGCCGGGCTCGCCATCGACCCCGGTCGCAGCGCCCGGCAGCTGGTGTCGATCGAGTCGACCGCCCGGGAGAACCTGGCGGAGGCCAGGGAGCTGGTCGGCTCGGCCCGGGCGGGCGGGGCGCACCCCGGCTCGGTGGCGCAGACCCTGCAGCGGATCGTGGAGCGGTTCGCCGAGGACACCGGGCTGAGCGTGGCCGTCGAGCTGGCCGACCTGGACTTCGACCAGCAGACCCGGATCGCGCTGCTGCGCTGCACCCAGGAGTCCCTGGCCAACGTGCGCAAGCACGCCCGTGCCTCGACGGTCGGGGTGGTGCTGGCCCGGCGTCCCCACGGCGTGGAGCTGGAGGTGACGGACGACGGCACCGGATTCGTGGTCGAGGCCTCCACGGGCTTCGGCCTCGACGGGATGCGCAAACGGCTCGCCGAGCTGGGCGGGCGGCTCACGGTGACCAGTTCGGTCGGGGACGGGACGAGGATCCTGGCGGTGATCCCGGCATGA
- a CDS encoding response regulator: MSAQVQVLRVVVVDDHTVMRAGVIALLDGEADIEVVGEASDGRAALGLIARHDPDVALVDLRMPVLDGVATTTEIAARHPRTRVLILTTYDTDTDIERGVEAGAIGYLLKDTTREQLLDAIRSAARGETVLAPRVAEKLVARLRRPVHDPLTARETDVLGAVADGLTNAEIGRRLVISEATVKTHLLRLFAKLDVNDRTRAVVVAMERGLLPRP; encoded by the coding sequence ATGAGCGCACAGGTGCAGGTGCTGCGGGTCGTCGTGGTGGACGACCACACCGTGATGCGGGCCGGGGTGATCGCCCTGCTGGACGGGGAGGCGGACATCGAGGTGGTCGGCGAGGCGAGCGACGGCCGCGCCGCCCTCGGCCTGATCGCCCGCCACGATCCGGACGTGGCCCTGGTCGACCTGCGTATGCCGGTGCTGGACGGGGTCGCGACGACCACCGAGATCGCCGCCCGGCACCCGCGCACCCGGGTGTTGATCCTCACCACCTACGACACCGACACCGACATCGAGCGTGGGGTCGAGGCCGGCGCCATCGGCTACCTGCTCAAGGACACCACCCGGGAGCAGCTGCTCGACGCGATCCGCTCGGCCGCCCGCGGCGAGACCGTGCTCGCGCCCCGGGTGGCGGAGAAGCTGGTCGCCCGGCTGCGGCGCCCCGTCCACGATCCGCTCACCGCCCGCGAGACCGATGTGCTGGGCGCGGTGGCCGACGGGCTCACCAACGCCGAGATCGGCCGCCGTCTCGTCATCTCCGAGGCCACCGTCAAGACACATCTGCTGCGCCTGTTCGCCAAACTGGACGTCAACGACCGGACGCGGGCGGTGGTCGTCGCGATGGAGCGGGGGCTGCTGCCCCGCCCGTGA
- a CDS encoding DsbA family protein codes for MSEKTPVDFWFDPVCPWAWMTSRWVLEVEKVRDIEVRWHVMSLSVLNENRLEELPADYAENMRPGGTTWWPVRVVIAAQQLHGDEVVGRLYTALGTRFHNEGLGVNRDSIAAALADADLPAELIEFADKDTYDAQLRASHKEGIDKVGQDVGTPVIAVPGSDGEQIAFFGPVVTPAPKGEEAARLWDGALAVASVPGFYEIKRTRTKGPDFSNL; via the coding sequence ATGTCGGAGAAGACCCCCGTCGACTTCTGGTTCGACCCCGTGTGCCCGTGGGCCTGGATGACCTCCCGGTGGGTACTGGAAGTGGAGAAGGTCCGCGACATCGAGGTCCGCTGGCACGTGATGAGCCTGTCGGTGCTCAACGAGAACAGGCTGGAGGAGCTGCCCGCGGACTACGCCGAGAACATGCGGCCCGGCGGCACGACCTGGTGGCCGGTCCGGGTGGTGATCGCGGCCCAGCAGCTGCACGGCGACGAGGTGGTCGGTCGGCTGTACACCGCGCTCGGCACCCGCTTCCACAACGAGGGCCTCGGGGTGAACCGCGACAGCATCGCCGCCGCCCTCGCCGACGCGGACCTGCCGGCCGAGCTGATCGAGTTCGCCGACAAGGACACCTACGACGCCCAGCTGCGCGCCTCCCACAAGGAGGGCATCGACAAGGTCGGCCAGGACGTCGGCACCCCGGTCATCGCGGTCCCGGGCTCCGACGGCGAGCAGATCGCCTTCTTCGGCCCGGTCGTCACCCCCGCGCCCAAGGGCGAGGAGGCGGCCCGCCTGTGGGACGGCGCGCTCGCCGTCGCGTCGGTGCCGGGCTTCTACGAGATCAAGCGGACCCGTACCAAGGGCCCTGACTTCAGCAACCTGTAG
- the pepN gene encoding aminopeptidase N — translation MPGENLSRDEARERAALLSVDGYDVSLDLRSAVGGDEGPQGRAGAPRTFRSVTTIRFRCNEPGAASFADLIAPSVTSVSLNGRDLDPGEVFDGARIALEDLAAENELVVDAQCAYSRTGEGMHRFVDPEDGEVYLYTQYEPADARRVFANFEQPDLKAPYRFEVQAPEGWTVWSNGAGERVDGVWRFAETKPISTYITCVVAGPYHYVTDSYTRTFEDGSKLEIPLGAMCRKGLAPHFDADDVFLITRQGLDFFHDHFDYPYPFGKYDQAFVPEYNLGAMENPGLVTFREEYIFRGKVTQASYEARANVILHEMAHMWFGDLVTMEWWDDLWLKESFADFMGSFASVGATRFTDAWITFANRRKAWAYRADQLPSTHPITADIRDLEDAKLNFDGITYAKGASVLKQLGAYVGQEAFLEGARRYFKRHAYGNTRLGDLLSVLGETSGRDMSAWTRAWLQTAGVNSLTPQVLLDPASGRITELAVVQEAPESHPEERPHRVAVGLYRRTPEGLLERYARVETDVEGPRTVVAEVAGAEAPELVLVNDDDLTYCKIRFDETSLATLREHLGALTDPLARALCWSALWNMTRDALLPTRDFIALVLRFAGRESDIGVLQMLHAWAESALVHYAAPEWRERGGALLAQGAERELYDAEPGSEHQLAWARFYARVADGPDGLALLRGLLDGTSGIDGLEVDQELRWAFLEPLTAHGAADESVLAAELARDDTASGKRHHVRCLAARPSAAVKAQAWAQVVESDALSNALVEATIAGFDQASQRELTAPYAEKYFAVIERVWRERSIQIGMDVVRGLYPAHQDRPETVEATDEWLAAHQDAAPALRRLVLEARDDLARALRAQACDASAGTR, via the coding sequence GTGCCCGGTGAGAATCTGTCCCGCGACGAGGCCCGGGAGCGGGCCGCCCTGCTGTCCGTCGACGGATACGACGTGTCCCTGGACCTGAGGTCCGCCGTCGGCGGCGACGAGGGACCACAGGGCCGGGCAGGGGCGCCGCGCACCTTCCGCTCGGTGACCACGATCCGCTTCCGCTGCAACGAGCCGGGCGCGGCGAGCTTCGCCGATCTGATCGCCCCGAGCGTGACCTCGGTGTCGCTGAACGGCCGGGACCTGGACCCGGGCGAGGTCTTCGACGGCGCGCGGATCGCGCTGGAGGACCTGGCCGCGGAGAACGAGCTGGTGGTCGACGCCCAGTGCGCCTATTCCCGCACGGGTGAGGGCATGCACCGCTTCGTGGACCCCGAGGACGGCGAGGTCTACCTCTACACGCAGTACGAGCCGGCCGACGCCCGCCGCGTCTTCGCGAACTTCGAGCAGCCGGACCTCAAGGCCCCCTACCGCTTCGAGGTCCAGGCCCCCGAGGGCTGGACGGTGTGGAGCAACGGCGCGGGTGAACGGGTGGACGGCGTCTGGCGGTTCGCCGAGACGAAGCCGATCTCGACGTACATCACGTGTGTGGTGGCGGGGCCGTACCACTACGTCACCGACTCCTACACGCGCACGTTCGAGGACGGCTCCAAGCTGGAGATCCCGCTCGGCGCGATGTGCCGCAAGGGGCTCGCCCCGCACTTCGACGCCGACGACGTCTTCCTGATCACCAGGCAGGGCCTGGACTTCTTCCACGACCACTTCGACTACCCGTACCCGTTCGGGAAGTACGACCAGGCGTTCGTGCCCGAGTACAACCTGGGCGCGATGGAGAACCCGGGTCTGGTGACCTTCCGCGAGGAGTACATCTTCCGCGGGAAGGTGACGCAGGCGTCGTACGAGGCGCGGGCCAACGTCATCCTGCACGAGATGGCGCACATGTGGTTCGGCGACCTGGTCACCATGGAGTGGTGGGACGACCTGTGGCTGAAGGAGTCCTTCGCCGACTTCATGGGCTCGTTCGCGAGTGTGGGCGCGACGCGCTTCACCGACGCCTGGATCACCTTCGCCAACCGCCGCAAGGCCTGGGCGTACCGCGCGGACCAGTTGCCCTCCACGCACCCGATCACGGCGGACATCCGTGACCTCGAGGACGCGAAGCTGAACTTCGACGGCATCACGTACGCCAAGGGCGCCTCGGTGCTCAAGCAGCTGGGCGCGTACGTCGGCCAGGAGGCGTTCCTGGAGGGCGCCCGTCGCTACTTCAAGCGGCACGCGTACGGCAACACGCGCCTCGGTGACCTGCTGTCGGTGCTGGGCGAGACCAGTGGCCGGGACATGTCCGCGTGGACGCGCGCCTGGCTGCAGACGGCCGGGGTGAACTCGCTGACCCCGCAGGTGCTACTGGATCCCGCGAGCGGCCGGATCACCGAGCTGGCGGTCGTCCAGGAGGCCCCCGAGTCGCACCCCGAGGAGCGCCCGCACCGGGTCGCGGTGGGCCTGTACCGCCGTACTCCCGAGGGCCTGCTCGAGCGGTACGCGCGCGTGGAGACGGACGTGGAGGGTCCGCGTACGGTCGTGGCCGAGGTGGCGGGCGCCGAGGCGCCGGAGCTGGTGCTGGTCAACGACGACGACCTGACGTACTGCAAGATCCGCTTCGACGAGACCTCACTGGCCACGCTCCGGGAGCACCTGGGCGCGCTGACGGATCCGCTGGCGCGTGCCCTGTGCTGGTCGGCGCTGTGGAACATGACCCGCGACGCGCTGCTGCCGACGCGGGACTTCATCGCTCTCGTGCTGCGGTTCGCGGGCCGCGAGTCCGACATCGGTGTGCTCCAGATGCTGCATGCGTGGGCGGAGTCGGCGCTGGTGCACTACGCGGCGCCGGAGTGGCGGGAGCGGGGCGGCGCGCTGCTCGCGCAGGGCGCGGAGCGCGAGCTGTACGACGCCGAGCCGGGCAGCGAGCACCAGCTGGCGTGGGCCCGCTTCTACGCGCGCGTGGCGGACGGCCCGGACGGCCTCGCGCTGCTGCGGGGACTGCTGGACGGCACCTCGGGCATCGACGGGCTGGAGGTCGACCAGGAGCTGCGCTGGGCGTTCCTGGAGCCGCTGACCGCGCACGGGGCGGCGGACGAGTCGGTGCTGGCCGCCGAACTGGCCCGCGACGACACGGCGTCCGGCAAGCGGCACCACGTGCGGTGCCTGGCCGCGCGGCCGTCGGCGGCGGTCAAGGCGCAGGCGTGGGCGCAGGTCGTGGAGTCCGACGCCTTGTCGAACGCCCTCGTGGAGGCGACGATCGCGGGCTTCGACCAGGCCTCGCAGCGCGAGCTGACCGCGCCGTACGCCGAGAAGTACTTCGCGGTGATCGAGCGGGTGTGGCGGGAGCGGTCGATCCAGATCGGCATGGATGTCGTACGGGGGCTGTACCCCGCTCACCAGGACCGGCCGGAGACCGTCGAGGCGACGGACGAGTGGCTGGCGGCGCACCAGGACGCGGCGCCGGCGCTGCGCCGGCTGGTGCTGGAGGCACGGGACGACCTGGCGCGGGCGCTGCGCGCACAGGCGTGCGACGCGTCGGCCGGCACCCGCTGA
- a CDS encoding SGNH/GDSL hydrolase family protein — MRQSRTAAGASCLVLATALLTGLTGPATAQGTPRTATVGYVALGDSYSSGVGAGDYLPGRTECKRSSRAYPVLWAAAHHVESFAFPACNGARTKDVLSGQLDPLGPPTRLVSLTVGGSDAGFSSVMTICALGGTSRCLAAVDRARAIMDDSLPRDLDRLYSAIRDRAPGAHVVVLGYPHLYHLRGTCRTGLEDTARAAVDSAVDHLDTVIAKRSADHGFTFADVRSAFTGHEICSPSPWLHSVELLRITESYHPTAPGQSRGYLPALDRVS, encoded by the coding sequence ATGCGACAGTCCCGGACAGCGGCGGGTGCGTCCTGCCTCGTGCTCGCAACAGCCCTTCTCACCGGGCTCACCGGGCCGGCGACGGCACAGGGGACACCCCGGACGGCGACCGTGGGCTATGTGGCCCTCGGCGACTCCTACTCCTCCGGTGTCGGCGCCGGCGACTACCTCCCCGGCCGCACGGAGTGCAAGCGCAGCAGCCGGGCCTACCCCGTGCTGTGGGCGGCGGCCCACCACGTGGAGTCCTTCGCCTTCCCCGCGTGCAACGGCGCCCGGACGAAGGATGTCCTCAGCGGCCAGCTCGACCCGCTCGGCCCGCCCACCAGGCTGGTCAGCCTGACCGTCGGCGGCAGCGACGCGGGCTTCAGCAGCGTCATGACGATCTGCGCGCTGGGCGGCACCTCCCGCTGTCTCGCGGCCGTCGACCGGGCGCGCGCCATCATGGACGACTCCCTCCCGCGCGACCTGGACCGGCTGTACTCGGCCATCAGGGACCGGGCTCCGGGCGCGCACGTCGTGGTGCTCGGCTATCCGCACCTGTACCACCTCAGGGGCACCTGCCGGACCGGCCTCGAGGACACCGCGCGCGCCGCCGTCGACAGCGCGGTGGACCACCTCGACACCGTGATCGCCAAGCGCTCGGCCGACCACGGGTTCACTTTCGCCGACGTCAGGTCCGCCTTCACCGGCCACGAGATCTGCTCCCCGAGCCCCTGGCTGCACAGCGTCGAACTGCTCAGGATCACCGAGTCGTACCACCCCACGGCACCGGGACAGTCCCGCGGCTACCTGCCGGCCCTCGACCGGGTCTCCTGA
- a CDS encoding glycosyltransferase produces the protein MLSVYEGFFSGGARIVHSDVVLGLAEGGQSHQVLSIHGEVRREATRQRMEDDACYRALTASGVGVTSLGRSAGLVDGSLAANVFSGPELAETARAMAGAEVILSLKEQPLALLNQGGLPRRPVVVCLHRSDPENQGPALEELKAAIADGTVVACVCCAESTRAAYEAAGIPAHLLHVIPNGVDLLRFCPDPAARLAFRASLGIPAAAPVVVFAARYAAMKNVSLLLAAARAWLAREGGGHVVLCGAGMTPGNSELRADLADAFADAPSLTDRVHLLGVRQDMPAVYAGADVVALTSVSGEAAPLCLIEGMMCGAVPVTTDVGDSASIVEGLGFVTPPDPAAIALAWTAALASRTDLQPALELSRERFSRTRMIAAYATLLDEVYAAHVGGRRIVAQHAAGDAVAPSAVPEDDGARYALAGEPGLLQSPLLGDVHGLEEAADEL, from the coding sequence GTGCTGTCGGTCTACGAGGGTTTCTTCTCCGGAGGGGCCCGGATCGTGCACAGCGACGTCGTACTGGGGCTGGCCGAGGGCGGCCAGTCCCACCAGGTGCTCAGCATCCATGGCGAGGTCCGGCGCGAGGCCACCCGGCAGCGCATGGAGGACGACGCCTGCTACCGGGCGCTGACGGCGTCCGGGGTCGGCGTCACCTCGCTCGGGCGCAGCGCCGGGCTGGTCGACGGCTCCCTGGCGGCGAACGTTTTCAGCGGGCCCGAGCTGGCCGAAACGGCGCGGGCCATGGCCGGGGCCGAGGTGATCCTCTCCCTGAAGGAGCAGCCGCTGGCCCTGCTCAACCAGGGCGGGCTGCCGCGCCGCCCGGTCGTGGTCTGCCTGCACCGCTCCGACCCGGAGAACCAGGGTCCCGCGCTGGAGGAGCTGAAGGCCGCCATCGCCGACGGCACGGTGGTGGCGTGCGTGTGCTGCGCCGAGTCCACCCGCGCCGCCTACGAGGCCGCCGGCATCCCGGCCCACCTGCTGCACGTCATTCCCAACGGCGTCGACCTGCTGCGCTTCTGCCCGGACCCGGCCGCGCGCCTGGCCTTCCGCGCCTCGCTCGGGATCCCGGCCGCCGCGCCGGTGGTCGTCTTCGCGGCCCGGTACGCCGCGATGAAGAACGTCTCCCTCCTCCTCGCCGCCGCCCGCGCCTGGCTGGCCCGCGAGGGCGGCGGGCACGTGGTGCTGTGCGGCGCCGGGATGACCCCGGGCAACTCCGAGCTGCGCGCGGACCTCGCCGACGCCTTCGCGGACGCGCCGTCCCTCACCGACCGGGTGCACCTGCTCGGCGTACGACAGGACATGCCGGCCGTGTACGCCGGTGCCGACGTCGTCGCCCTGACCTCCGTCTCGGGGGAGGCCGCGCCGCTGTGCCTGATCGAGGGCATGATGTGCGGCGCGGTCCCGGTGACGACCGACGTCGGCGACAGCGCGTCGATCGTCGAGGGCCTCGGCTTCGTCACCCCGCCGGACCCGGCCGCGATCGCCCTGGCCTGGACCGCCGCCCTCGCCTCCCGCACGGACCTCCAGCCCGCGCTGGAGCTGAGCCGCGAGCGCTTCAGCCGGACGAGGATGATCGCGGCGTACGCGACCCTGCTCGACGAGGTGTACGCCGCACACGTGGGCGGGCGGCGGATCGTGGCGCAGCACGCTGCGGGCGACGCCGTGGCGCCATCGGCCGTCCCGGAGGACGACGGCGCACGGTACGCACTCGCGGGCGAACCCGGCCTTCTCCAGAGCCCGCTGCTCGGCGACGTTCACGGCCTCGAAGAGGCGGCGGACGAGCTGTAG
- a CDS encoding serine hydrolase domain-containing protein produces MRVRTTLVGATALLVSAALAAPAASAAQGGGHLATRRAVEAAVAAGVPGVTATAEDTHGAWSTTAGVGDLRTGRPRSTADRYRIASITKTFVATVLLQLEAEHRISLDDTVERWLPGVVHGNGNDGRRITVRRLLNHTSGIHDYLADADFQRTYFTEAGFLEHRYDTVGARDLVAIAMRHKPDFAPGTSWNYSNTNYVLAGMVIEKVTGRPYAAEIERRIIGRLRLTATSVPGTKVALPWPSSRAYSKFTDPDGPTYDVTTLNPSFASSAGEMISDSADLDRFYSALLGGKLLPPRQLKEMKTTVDTRIAPNVRYGLGLMDTRLTCGVHVWGHTGGIHGSASEAATTQDGRHSVAVNFNGDWSGETAPVLEGEFC; encoded by the coding sequence CCGCCCTGCTCGTCTCGGCGGCCCTCGCGGCACCGGCCGCATCGGCTGCGCAGGGTGGCGGGCACCTTGCGACCCGCAGGGCCGTCGAGGCGGCGGTCGCGGCCGGCGTGCCGGGCGTCACCGCCACCGCCGAGGACACCCACGGCGCCTGGTCCACCACGGCGGGCGTGGGCGACCTGCGCACGGGCAGGCCGCGTTCGACGGCCGACCGCTACCGCATCGCCAGCATCACCAAGACCTTCGTCGCCACCGTCCTGCTCCAGCTGGAGGCGGAGCACCGGATCTCCCTGGACGACACGGTGGAGCGGTGGCTGCCGGGCGTCGTCCACGGAAACGGCAACGACGGCCGGCGCATCACCGTCCGCCGGCTGCTGAACCACACCAGCGGCATCCACGACTACCTCGCCGACGCCGACTTCCAGCGCACGTACTTCACCGAGGCCGGATTCCTCGAGCACCGCTACGACACCGTCGGCGCGCGCGACCTGGTGGCGATCGCGATGCGGCACAAGCCCGACTTCGCGCCGGGCACCTCCTGGAACTACTCCAACACCAATTACGTACTCGCCGGAATGGTGATCGAGAAGGTGACCGGCCGGCCCTATGCCGCCGAGATCGAGCGCCGCATCATCGGACGGCTGCGTCTGACGGCGACCTCGGTGCCGGGCACGAAGGTCGCTCTCCCGTGGCCGAGCAGCCGGGCGTACTCGAAATTCACGGATCCGGACGGTCCCACGTACGACGTGACGACGCTCAACCCGTCCTTCGCCTCCTCGGCGGGCGAGATGATCTCGGACTCCGCCGACCTGGACCGTTTCTACAGCGCCCTGCTCGGCGGAAAGCTCCTTCCGCCGAGGCAGCTGAAGGAAATGAAGACCACGGTCGACACCCGGATCGCACCCAACGTCCGCTACGGCCTCGGCCTGATGGACACCAGGCTGACCTGCGGCGTTCACGTCTGGGGTCACACCGGTGGCATTCACGGCTCGGCGTCCGAGGCGGCGACGACGCAGGACGGCCGGCACTCCGTGGCCGTCAATTTCAACGGTGACTGGAGCGGGGAGACGGCGCCGGTCCTCGAAGGGGAATTCTGTTAG